One Desulfuromonas sp. genomic window, TCGTCCGGTCCCGGCAGGTAGTTGGCATCGGGGGCCCGCAGAAAGCCGAAGCCATCCGGCAGGATCTCGAGGACACCTTCACCATAAATGGCACCATTTTTCTCCGAGGTCGCATTGAGAATAGCGAAGATCAGGTCCTGCTTGCGCATCCCGGGGGTGTTTTCGATTTTCAGATCTTTGGCAATGCCTGCCAGTTCGGTCGCTTTTTTCTCTTTCAGATCCTTGAGATTCATAGCCCTTCCTTTGTTCTGTACCAGAAGCCAGCAACGTTTACGGTGTCCACGCGCAGGCCCATACAGAGGGGAACAGAAATAGTTCTGTCATTTATCAATATATTTTTATCGTTCTTATAAGTTGGAAAAATTCAGGAAAGAATCCTGGCCGCATTTTCCGGCCAGCCGTTTTCATATTTTATTTATCAACCTATCCGATCAGCAAGAATTCCGATAATCAATCAGAAATAACAAGAGGCTTAAAAAGTTGATAGGTCCAGAGTCTGTTTATGGATTTGAAAATTACAACGGGCTAATAAACGTAGCAGTTATAATGCTATTTACATCCTTCCCCGCAGCTTGTCAATCAGATAATCGAAAGAAAGTTATGTTTAGAGCCCTTTTTTGAGCTGATCGACCAGTTCGAGGATCATCTGGTTGTATTTGCGCGGGATCGTCGTCTTGATGAAAAGTCCCGTGTCAAGTTCGGCCAGAGTCCGTTCCAGACCGGGGAGGGAGATCTCCTTGACCGCCACCTCTTTTGTCATATTCCAGTGGGCTTCGGTGAAATCGGGGTAATCGAGACGGAGGAAGTGAGCACTGGCGGCGACCGGTCGGGTCCAGAGGATGTCGGACGGAGCCGCGATCACCACGGCCGTGTAGAGTAGAGAACGGTATTCGGTCTGCAGGTACTCGAGGCGGGTGCTGTCCAGTCTCCACCGTTTTTCCGGCCGCTCAATTCCATTGATGATGACAACCAGGATGCCGTCTACCAGGCGATCCTGGATCAACCCGGAAACCCGGTCCGGATCGAAGCTGTAGCGATAATGCATCGCCGCACCCTCACCTTCGACCACCCGCGCTGCAACCAGCTGGCTGAACAGATCGGCACCTTCACTTTTGATCTGTCGAATGTCAAAATAATAACCTTTGTCACGCAACATTTCGATCAGCCATTCATCAACATCCCGGCTGGTCTCTTCGAGCAGCGCAATCAGACCGTCGCGGTTCGAGTAATTGATGGTTTCAGCATCGACCAGGACCGGCAGAACGCCGAGCGTCTGAACCTTGCGCGGCGGAGCGGGCTGCTTCTGACCGGTCAACAGGGTGCATCCAGCCAGGGCAAAAGCGACAATAATAAGGATGATTTTTTTCACAACGGGCTCCGGAAAGTTGAAGGATTTGATCCATTATAACTGATCAGCGCGAACAGGCACCTGTGGAATGTCTTTTAATACGAAATTGTCAATCGCCCAGCGCAGAATTTCTTCCGCGGGTGCGCCCGACAAATCGGCGACAGGGTTCTGCCCGAGGAATTTCAGCGCCTGAATAAGGTTAGCAGACTGATCGTTATGATCAAGACCAAAATCGCCATGCCGCTTGCTCAGCTTCTCATCATCGCCACCGAGAGCGAGCGGCAGGTGAATGTACTTCGGCGGTACGGCATCGAGACAGGCATGCAGATAAATCTGCCGCGCCGTTGACGAGAGCAGATCAGCTCCGCGGACAACCTGGTTGACTCCGCAATCGATATCGTCGATGACCACCGCGAGCTGGTAGGCATAAATGCCGTCGGCCCGCTTCAACACGAAATCACCGACCGCGTCGGCAAGATGCTGTTCAACCGCGCCGAATACGCCGTCGATGAAACAGAAGAGCCCGTCCGGAACCTTGATCCGCTGGGCCCGGGGGTGCCGCCCCGGCGGCAGTCCCTGTCGGCACGTTCCCGGATAACGCGGCCCCTCTTCGCCCGGAGCCGGCGCACTGGCAAGGATCTCCTTGCGCGTACAACCGCAGTCGAAAAGCAAGCCCCGGGAACGCAGCCACTGCAGAACCTCCTCATAGCGTTCGAACCGGCTGCTCTGGTAGAGCACGTCGCCATCCCACTCAAATCCGTACGCTTCGAGCTCCGCCAGAATGGAATCGGCGGCCCCGGGAACGACCCGTGGAGTGTCGATATCCTCCATCCGGAGCAACCACTTCCCGGCTGCCTGCCGGGCCAGGACATAACTGCCGACAGCAGCAACCAGTGAGCCGAAATGGAGAGTCCCGGTCGGGCTCGGGGCAAAACGACCAACGGTTTTTTTCTTTGCAAGGTTCATGGTAAAGGTTTCCTGATTCAGGATGATGCCCTTGATGTTCAGGGCTGTCAAGTCGAGCAGAAAAGAAGATGACCGGTCAGGTTGGGATTGACAAAAGTGAAGTTGCCAAGTATTAATGACTGAGACTGTTATCAATTGGGAGGGAAGCTGTGCTCATCACCCGTGCAACCGAATACGCTATCCGGGCTGTTCTTTATCTGTCGAAACAGCCCCCGAAAGAGGTCGTCCTGAAAAAAGACATCTGTAAAAGCCAGGACATCACCCCGGCCTTTCTGACCAAGATCCTGCAGCCGTTGATAAAAAAAGGGATTGTCGGCTCGCAGCGCGGTGTCGGCGGCGGCTTTTACCTGACCCGGGATCCCGCCGAAATCTCCCTGCTCGATATTGTCGAAGCCCAGGAAGGTCCGTTGCTGCTTAACACCTGCCTCGAACAACCGGGGACCTGCGAACGCGATGTCTTCTGCCCGGTGCATGGCGCCTGGAGCCAGATTCGCGAGGATCTTTCCAACACTCTGTCGGATTACACCTTCGCCGAACTGGTCGACCGCGAAAAAGAAAAGATCAACTAGCACCCTCAGCCAATACTTCCCAGGCTCGCCAGGGCAACCATCATATTCTGATCAATGCCGTCTCGATCGCCAAGTACCATCAGCGCGTTCTCGCCAGCTTGTTCAAATCCGCATTCACTCAGTAATTTCTGTAGACCGGAAGATCCATACAGATCAATGATGGTCTCGATCAACGGATCGACCAGGGCAACAATCTGCAGCAGCAGCTGCCGCTGGGCAACCGGGTCCTCACCAGTCGAATACCACGGACCGACAACCTGGAGATCGGGGTCCTTTTGCAAAAGCGCCACTGTGTTGCGGCCAGAGACGAGCCGGCTGTCAGAGCTGAGGGCTGCCAACAGGTTACAACGATCTTCCCCCCAGGCCTTTCGATCAAACCGGGCCATCAGGCCGTTATCAGCATCGCCAGAAACAGCTGGAAGTTTCGCTTCAGTGCGGGGTGGAAGAACCCAGCGTTCGATCCGGTCAACGACTTCGAAACCGGCCTTTTCATAAAGGGGTTGTCCCATGGCGGAAGCGGTGAGCCAGAGCGAAGCGAGGTCTTGCCTCTGCAGAGCAGCGACCGCTTCGGCAAAAAGCCGACTGCCATATCCGCATCCGCGCCGATCGGCCGGAACGATCAGGTTGCCGATCCAGCCGCTCCGCTCATGGGCGACCGCGGTCACCATGCCGCAAAAGACCCCGCCATCGACGATGACACGGGCCGATTGACGCCAGCAGGAATTAAACATTTTCCGTTCCAGAGCCGGGACACGCCAACCTTCGCTGGCGGCGAGAACAGCAAACGCATCCCAGTCTTTTTCAACAGGTGTCCGGGTTTTCATCTTCGGTTTCATATCAAATCAGGACGCTATGTACAAAAATACAGGCCCCCCGTTCCGGGGGCCCTGTTGTTAAAAACCGTAATTACTTCAGCCAATCATTATAAAGATCGTCGCTGAAGCCGATGATATAATCGTCACCGGCCCGGTAGGTCGGCGCGCGCAGATTACCGCTCGGCCCCATCGCCTTTTTCAGCACCGCTTCGCGGCCGTCGGCCGGAGTGAATGCCTCGACCTTCTTCCCCTTGGCGATCCGGATCGATTTTGCCGACGCGAGCATCGCCCAGGCGGCATCCTCATCAAACCTTGTTTTCGTGGCATCAACAACCTCTTCAATTTCAACATTTTTTGGCTCAAGGAACCCCTGAGCTTTCTTGCAGGAGGTTCAGCCCTTTCTCAGGTAGGCCCAATCGATTTTCATAATATTCTCCTTTGACGATGTTTTTCTAATTACATAGCACATTTTTCACCCATGGAAACGATTCGATTGCAAATAAACCGCGGCCAGCCCGGCTAGATAAACCGCTGCATCATCTCGAGGGTAAATTCGTCGATATTTTGCCTGGTCACCCGGTGCGCCGACCGGCAGTTTTCGGCGTGCCGCCGCAACTCGGCATCATGCAGGTCGTCGAGCCGGGAAAAGATGCCGCTGCGGCGGCCGACCATGTAAAGAAGCTGCTCGTCCTCAGCGAGAGCGAGAAAGCGGCGGAGCGGCGCCGTCATTTTTTCCTTGTCCTCCGGCAAGGTTCCTTCGACTTCCTGCAGCAGGTTGAGGATGTGATCGCTTTTGACCGTGCTGGTGATGCCGTCGAGTTTTTCAAGCATCAGCAACAGCTCCTCGGCCATCGCCACGTCGCCGAGCCTGGCGAAAGCGCCGGACTTGTAATCATCGAAGAGTTCAATACTTTCCGGCAGGCCGAGGGTGCGAATGCGGATAAAGTCTGGATCGATCCGGTTCAGGGCGGCGGCGGTCTCGAGAGCATTCTGCCGCGAGAACTCGGCGCCGCCGAGCCCCGGCATGAAATATTCGGAGAGTTCAATGCCGGCCCGCCTGACCTTCTGCCCGGCCTTGATGTGAGTCTCCTTGTCAGCCCCCTTCCTGACGAAATCGAGGACTGCGTCGCAGGCCGATTCCATGCCGATATGAATCCGGTTGAGACCGGCGGTGGCGAGGCGCTGCAGATCGCTATCGCTGATCCGGGCGACAGTGTGTGAACGGGCGTAGGAGGTGATGCGCTTGACCGACGGGAAAACGGTTCGCGCATATTCGAGGATTTCGACCAGATCGTCCGGTCGGATGACCAGGGTGTTGGCATCCTGCAGAAAGATCGACTCCATCCCCCCCTGAATCCAGAGCCGGGCAATATGCAAAGCCATCTGCTCATCCGCCGGCCGCCCCACCAGCAGAGATTGACACTGCATCTGCGTGGCGCTGCCGGTCTCTTGCCGGAGCCGTTCGATGGCATCGACATAATGACGGACCAGGTCGATATCCCGCCTGATCTCAGCCACCGGCCGGATGCTGAATTTTTCTCCTTTGTAGAGACTGCAGAAGGTACATTTGTTCCACGGGCAGTTGCGGGTAATCCGGAGGAGCAGGCTGTGCGCTTCACTCGGTGGCCGGATCGGGCCGATCTCGAACCCCGAATAATTGTCGGAATCGTTCATGTTTAAAGCCTCGCGAGGACGGTTCGTGCGCTCGGACCGGT contains:
- a CDS encoding Rrf2 family transcriptional regulator codes for the protein MLITRATEYAIRAVLYLSKQPPKEVVLKKDICKSQDITPAFLTKILQPLIKKGIVGSQRGVGGGFYLTRDPAEISLLDIVEAQEGPLLLNTCLEQPGTCERDVFCPVHGAWSQIREDLSNTLSDYTFAELVDREKEKIN
- a CDS encoding tRNA glutamyl-Q(34) synthetase GluQRS translates to MNLAKKKTVGRFAPSPTGTLHFGSLVAAVGSYVLARQAAGKWLLRMEDIDTPRVVPGAADSILAELEAYGFEWDGDVLYQSSRFERYEEVLQWLRSRGLLFDCGCTRKEILASAPAPGEEGPRYPGTCRQGLPPGRHPRAQRIKVPDGLFCFIDGVFGAVEQHLADAVGDFVLKRADGIYAYQLAVVIDDIDCGVNQVVRGADLLSSTARQIYLHACLDAVPPKYIHLPLALGGDDEKLSKRHGDFGLDHNDQSANLIQALKFLGQNPVADLSGAPAEEILRWAIDNFVLKDIPQVPVRADQL
- a CDS encoding radical SAM protein, whose protein sequence is MNDSDNYSGFEIGPIRPPSEAHSLLLRITRNCPWNKCTFCSLYKGEKFSIRPVAEIRRDIDLVRHYVDAIERLRQETGSATQMQCQSLLVGRPADEQMALHIARLWIQGGMESIFLQDANTLVIRPDDLVEILEYARTVFPSVKRITSYARSHTVARISDSDLQRLATAGLNRIHIGMESACDAVLDFVRKGADKETHIKAGQKVRRAGIELSEYFMPGLGGAEFSRQNALETAAALNRIDPDFIRIRTLGLPESIELFDDYKSGAFARLGDVAMAEELLLMLEKLDGITSTVKSDHILNLLQEVEGTLPEDKEKMTAPLRRFLALAEDEQLLYMVGRRSGIFSRLDDLHDAELRRHAENCRSAHRVTRQNIDEFTLEMMQRFI